A segment of the Bartonella henselae str. Houston-1 genome:
TGCGTTATCGCAATTATTTTTCCTTTAATATTCGTTTTTCAGGTCAGCATGTGGTTTTTACTGGCCATAATGGTTCTGGTAAGACGAATCTTTTAGAAGCGTTATCTTTTCTTTCTCCTGGTCGTGGTTTACGGCGTGCTGCTTATTCTGATGTTAGCTTTGCAAATGGTGGAGGTGAAGGGTTTGTTGTATTTGCGCGTCTTGAATGTGCTCTTTATGGTGAAGTGAATATTGGTACAGCTTTAGAAATGAGTGATAACAGTCGAAAAGTACATATTAATGGTGTGAATGAGACAGGTGATTGCTTAACAGATTATTGTCATATGAGTATTTTAACTCCTTCTATGGATGGGCTTTTCACAGGTTCTTCACTAGAGCGTCGTCGTTTTTTGGATCGTATGGTTTTGGCAATTGATCCTTTGCATAGTCGCCGCATAGCAGATTATGATAGAGTTATGCGTGCACGCAATCGTTTGTTTTTGGATGGAAATGAAGATTGTGCTTGGTTTGATGCTTTAGAAAAACAGATGGCAGAATTGGCGACGGCTATTTCTGCGGCACGTATCGATGTTATTCGGCTTTTAAATGACATGCTTGCACGAACGCCATCTCAGCTGCCTTTTCCACGGGCTTTTTTGCAAATTGATGGTTTTTTAGAAGCAGCTCTGAGTAAAATATCAGCGGTTGAGGTTGAAGAACAATTTTGTGATCGGTTACAGCATAATCGTGCGATAGATCGTGCTGCTGGGCGGACATTAGAAGGACCACATCGCACAGATTTGCAGGTTTTTTATGCTGATAAAAATATGGCAGCAGCGTCTTGTTCGACAGGTGAACAGAAAGCTTTGCTGACAGGTTTGGTTTTATGTCATGCGCGTTTAACAGGTCTGATGTCAGAGAGGACACCTATTCTCCTTCTTGATGAAATAGTTGCGCATCTTGATTCTCATCGGCGTGCTGCTTTATTTGATATTCTTGATGATTTAGGGGGGCAAACATTTATGACAGGAACAGATCCCATTTTATTTAACGCCTTGAAAGGGAGAGCAGAATTTTTTGCGATTAAGGATGGAACTTTGTTACAGTAAAAACATGCTGAAAGTTTTTTTAAGGTGATAATCAAGAAGAAGCGATTATGTCTATGATTATAACGATTTTAAATGGTCCTAATTTAAATTTTCTCGGTAAACGTGAACCGGAAATTTATGGCACGGAGACTTTAAAAGATATTGAACAATTTTGCAAGGAATGTGCAACAAGGCTTGGCGTAAGAATACACTTTTATCAAAGCAACTATGAGGGACAATTGGTAGAGTGGATACAGGAGGCGATTGGAGTAAGTGCAGGATTGATCATAAACCCCGCTGCTTATAGTCATACTTCTGTTGCAATTCTTGATGCATTAAAGATGTTTACGGGGACAAAAGTAGAGGTTCATTTGTCTCATATTTATCACCGTGAAGCTTTCCGTCACCATTCTTATACGTCTGCGGCTGTGGATGCTGTCATTGCTGGCTGTGGGGGTGATGGATATTGGCTTGCACTTGAATATATTGTTAAGCGATTTAATCGTAATAAATAAAAAGCAATGTTGGATAAGAGGAATATGGGCATTGAATTTACTTGATAATTATTTTTCGAATAAGTAAGATATTATCACTGTTTTTATTGCAACTTCCAGTGTGTATGACGGGGGTAGGTGAAGATGAAAAACTTTGTTAGACAATTAGAAATACTTGCAGTTTTAGGTGGTCTGCTACTTATTTCTGGTTGTAAAATTGATGTTCTTCAACCTTCGGGATACGTTGCGCGCCAACAGCTTATTTTGATTACTGTTTGTGTGCTTGTTATGCTTTGCGTTGTCATTCCGGTAATGGTAAGCGTAGTATTTCTAGCTATCAAGTATCGTGCTTCGAATACAGCGGCAGATTATTTACCTGATTGGGGGCATTCCAATAAAATTGAAGCATTTATGTGGGGTATTCCAATTGTTATTGTAACGATTTTAGGTTTATTAACAGCTTATTACACCTATAAGCTTGAGCCTACGAATTCTCTTCCTGTGGATGTTGTTGGTGAAGAGAAGCCTTTACAAGTTGACGTTGTAGCTCTTGATTGGAAATGGCTCTTTATTTATCCGGGATATGGTGTTGCATCGATCAATGAAATTTATGCACCTAAAGGTCGTCAGGTTTTGTTGCAGTTGACATCAGAGAATTCTGTTAATGCCTTTTGGGTGCCAAAGCTTGGCACGGTTCTTTATGCTATGCCACAGATGAATGCTAAATTGCATTTGGTAGCGGAAGAGCAAGGAATATTCAAAGGAAGTTCGGCAAATTACAGTGGCGATGGTTTTGCAGGTATGCGGTTTAAATGGCATTCTGTATCTTCGCAGGATTTTGACAAGTGGATTGCTAAAGTTCGGGCTAATGGTCAAATACTTGATCGAGCCTCTTATCGGCAGCTTACTATTGCACCTCGTATGGGAGATAGTACTGCAAAGGAAAAAGATGCTGAAGTGCGTTATTTTGCACCTGTCGAGAAGCGGCTTTACTACCGGGTTGTTAATCGATGTGTTGATGAAAATACGGTATGTAATGAAGACTTAATGAAGCGTGCTGCGGCTCAGACACTGTGGGGAGCACTATGTTCAGTTTTTGATGCTGATGTTATTTAGAGTATCGATCGAGAAAAAGTCTTTTTAAAAGGAAGGTTTTTTAAAACTGGGGTTTCATTTTTATAGGTTGAGAAATGTTTGGAAGACTTACAGATCCTACGGCAGGTGCTTTTCATGCGCTTACACATGAACCGATTGTTTTGTACACATGTATTGCGATTGTTTTAGGTGGTCTAATTGTTGTTCTTGCTTTGACAATATTGGGATGGTGGGGAGTTTTGTGGCGAAATTGGATCACAACAGTCGACCATAAACGTATCGGTATTATGTATATCATTCTTGGGATTATCATGCTTGTTCGTGGTTTTGCTGATGCGATTATGATGCGAACACATCAGGCTTTTGCGCTTGGGAGTGAAACGGCGGGATATTTGCCACCAGAGCATTTTGATCAGATTTTTTCGGCCCATGGCGTTATTATGATTTTTTTCATGGCTACGCCTATTTTATTTGGTCTTTTCAATTATCTTATACCACTTCAAATTGGCGCCCGCGATGTTGCTTTTCCCTTTGCAAATAATTTAGGTTTTTGGATTACTGCTGCCGGGGCAATATTGATTAATATATCATTAGGTGTTGGTAATTTTGGTCGTGGTGGTTGGCTGATGTATCCACCTTTTTCAGAGTTGCAAGGGAGTCCAGATACAGGTGTAGACTATTATTTGTGGTCACTTCAACTTTCTGGTATTGCAACGACGATGGGAGCAATCAATTTTGTTGCAACTATTATTAAAATGCGTGCTCCTGGAATGACGATGATGAGAATGCCCGTTTTTTGTTGGAGCGCTTTCGTTAGCAATGTCCTTATTTTAGTTATTTATCCTGTCTTAGCTGTAGCATTCGCACTCTTGGCGTGTGATCGTTATTTGGGCATGAATTTTTTTACCAATGTTGGTGGTGGAAATCCCATGGTATGGATTAACTATGTTTGGATTTTTGGTCATCCTGAAGTTTATGTTTTAGTTGTTCCTGCTTTTGGGATTGTTTCGGAAGTTGTGTCAACGTTCTCTTCAAAACGCCTTTTTGGTCATACGTCAATGGTATGGGCAATGTTGGTTATTTTAATTCTTTCGCTTCTTGTTTGGGGTCATCATTTCTTCACAATGGGTGGAGGTGAAGCTGTGAATACTTTCTTTGGTATCGCAACGATGATCATTGCCGTTCCAACAGGTGTAAAAGTCTTTAATTGGTTGTTGACTATGTATAAAGGTCGAATTCGCTTTGAGCCTCCTATGCTTTGGTGCATGGGAATGATCTTTACATTCGTTGGGGGTGGATTAACGGGTGTTTTGATGTCTATTGTACCTGCTGACTGGCAATTTCATAATTCGCTGTTTTTGGTAGCTCATTTCCATCATACAATTATTGGGGGGGTCGTTTTTGCTTATTTAGCTGGGCTTGCTTTTTGGTTTCCAAAAGTTTTTGGTTATAAACCAAATCGGGCACTAGGTATTGCATCTTTTTGGTGTTGGTTTATTGGTTTTCATCTTGCTTTTTTTCCAGTCTATGCACTTGGTTTAATGGGTGCAACGCGTCGTCTCCAACATTACATGGAACCTAGTTGGC
Coding sequences within it:
- the cyoB gene encoding cytochrome o ubiquinol oxidase subunit I; its protein translation is MFGRLTDPTAGAFHALTHEPIVLYTCIAIVLGGLIVVLALTILGWWGVLWRNWITTVDHKRIGIMYIILGIIMLVRGFADAIMMRTHQAFALGSETAGYLPPEHFDQIFSAHGVIMIFFMATPILFGLFNYLIPLQIGARDVAFPFANNLGFWITAAGAILINISLGVGNFGRGGWLMYPPFSELQGSPDTGVDYYLWSLQLSGIATTMGAINFVATIIKMRAPGMTMMRMPVFCWSAFVSNVLILVIYPVLAVAFALLACDRYLGMNFFTNVGGGNPMVWINYVWIFGHPEVYVLVVPAFGIVSEVVSTFSSKRLFGHTSMVWAMLVILILSLLVWGHHFFTMGGGEAVNTFFGIATMIIAVPTGVKVFNWLLTMYKGRIRFEPPMLWCMGMIFTFVGGGLTGVLMSIVPADWQFHNSLFLVAHFHHTIIGGVVFAYLAGLAFWFPKVFGYKPNRALGIASFWCWFIGFHLAFFPVYALGLMGATRRLQHYMEPSWQPMFMIAALGAFIILLGILCFVLQVVLAIWYGIKHKGRLPVTLNDSWGDARTLEWFTSSPPPSYNFAVIPKVQSDDAYWNMKKNGYQRQINGFSKIHMPSNTSAGIIAGFFSLVLGFALVWHIWWLVVIGFIGFIATIVCHSLTGDHHGYYISAEEVQKTEDAFTAVLKEQGVTV
- the aroQ gene encoding type II 3-dehydroquinate dehydratase, with protein sequence MSMIITILNGPNLNFLGKREPEIYGTETLKDIEQFCKECATRLGVRIHFYQSNYEGQLVEWIQEAIGVSAGLIINPAAYSHTSVAILDALKMFTGTKVEVHLSHIYHREAFRHHSYTSAAVDAVIAGCGGDGYWLALEYIVKRFNRNK
- the recF gene encoding DNA replication/repair protein RecF (All proteins in this family for which functions are known are DNA-binding proteins that assist the filamentation of RecA onto DNA for the initiation of recombination or recombinational repair.) gives rise to the protein MAGHVHKVAVRQLKLLRYRNYFSFNIRFSGQHVVFTGHNGSGKTNLLEALSFLSPGRGLRRAAYSDVSFANGGGEGFVVFARLECALYGEVNIGTALEMSDNSRKVHINGVNETGDCLTDYCHMSILTPSMDGLFTGSSLERRRFLDRMVLAIDPLHSRRIADYDRVMRARNRLFLDGNEDCAWFDALEKQMAELATAISAARIDVIRLLNDMLARTPSQLPFPRAFLQIDGFLEAALSKISAVEVEEQFCDRLQHNRAIDRAAGRTLEGPHRTDLQVFYADKNMAAASCSTGEQKALLTGLVLCHARLTGLMSERTPILLLDEIVAHLDSHRRAALFDILDDLGGQTFMTGTDPILFNALKGRAEFFAIKDGTLLQ
- the cyoA gene encoding ubiquinol oxidase subunit II; the encoded protein is MKNFVRQLEILAVLGGLLLISGCKIDVLQPSGYVARQQLILITVCVLVMLCVVIPVMVSVVFLAIKYRASNTAADYLPDWGHSNKIEAFMWGIPIVIVTILGLLTAYYTYKLEPTNSLPVDVVGEEKPLQVDVVALDWKWLFIYPGYGVASINEIYAPKGRQVLLQLTSENSVNAFWVPKLGTVLYAMPQMNAKLHLVAEEQGIFKGSSANYSGDGFAGMRFKWHSVSSQDFDKWIAKVRANGQILDRASYRQLTIAPRMGDSTAKEKDAEVRYFAPVEKRLYYRVVNRCVDENTVCNEDLMKRAAAQTLWGALCSVFDADVI